The Paraburkholderia megapolitana genomic sequence GCGCAGCTCGGGCGGCATGCGCTTCGTGTATTCGTCGAAGCCGGCTGCGATCCAGTCGGGCATCTTGTGACCGACCGCGAGGATGTGCAATTTCATGGCGTACGTGAGGCTACGTCGACGTGCCATACGGCGATCCGCATGGCGCGCCGGCGCGGTTGCACCATGCTAGCTACGCCGCGCGGGCGCCTTGCGGGCGGGCTTGGCTGTCGCAGGCTTGGCGGCTTTGGCGGGCTTGGCAACCTTCGCGGCCTTGGCAACCGGCGCGTCGTCCTCGTCCTCATCGTCGAACGGGCCGCTCGCCTGCGCACCGCCGAACGGGTTCGGCGTCGACAGCTTGATGCGCACCGGCTTGTCACCCCAGATCTCTTCGAGGTTGTAGTACTGACGCAGCGCCGGCTGCAGGATGTGGACGACCGCGTCGGCGCAATCCACCAGCACCCATTCGCCGATGTCTTCGCCCTCGGTGCTGATCACTTCGCCGCCGGCTTCCTTGACCTTATCGCGTACGTTCGATGCGAGTGCCTTGGTTTGCCGGTTCGACGTGCCGCTCGCGACGATCACGCGATCGAACAGCGAGGTCAGGTGGGTGGTGTTGAACACCCGGATGTCTTGCGCTTTCACGTCTTCGAGAGCGTCGACGATCGCGCGTTGCAGTTTGCGTATATCCATATTTACTGGTGGTACAGATGATGTTGAAGAATATAGTCCCACACGGCTGCGG encodes the following:
- the rsfS gene encoding ribosome silencing factor, whose amino-acid sequence is MDIRKLQRAIVDALEDVKAQDIRVFNTTHLTSLFDRVIVASGTSNRQTKALASNVRDKVKEAGGEVISTEGEDIGEWVLVDCADAVVHILQPALRQYYNLEEIWGDKPVRIKLSTPNPFGGAQASGPFDDEDEDDAPVAKAAKVAKPAKAAKPATAKPARKAPARRS